Proteins encoded by one window of Candidatus Poribacteria bacterium:
- a CDS encoding HIT family protein — protein MDCIFCAIIAGDIPATTVYEDEHVFAFMDIAPANPGHTLVIPKQHYRNIFDMPAEVGSRIMQAAIPLANVIRTALNADGLNLVQSNEAAGFQTVFHFHLHLIPRWEGDPLRLPWQPSEGDIEEIGNIAAKIRQAL, from the coding sequence ATGGATTGTATCTTTTGTGCGATTATTGCTGGCGACATCCCAGCAACCACAGTGTACGAAGATGAGCACGTCTTCGCATTTATGGATATTGCTCCCGCAAACCCTGGGCATACCCTCGTTATACCGAAACAGCACTATCGAAATATCTTTGATATGCCTGCAGAGGTAGGCAGTAGAATTATGCAAGCCGCGATCCCACTCGCAAACGTGATTCGGACGGCATTGAACGCTGATGGGCTTAACCTCGTTCAATCGAACGAAGCCGCAGGATTTCAGACCGTTTTCCATTTCCATCTTCACCTGATTCCCCGATGGGAAGGGGACCCACTTCGCTTGCCGTGGCAACCGAGTGAAGGAGATATAGAGGAGATTGGCAACATTGCGGCGAAAATTCGACAGGCTTTGTAG
- a CDS encoding HEAT repeat domain-containing protein gives MTTVKQNLLNDEQIRHFIVNGYVNVTADLPTHVHETIYDKTDELFAGATDFRGDGQHNPLNNILPLVPELQFVLESPEVRGALNSILGNGYVMHPHRHCHPNFLGSTPSGKENGEERLMMPLHKDGHAGGKRPRHRTPRWAILFYYPQPCLAEQGPTCIIPGTQYIREFMLAGERQRHEVHAEGGNGTRLLSEDFLNRNLVPMSGELGTVWIMHFDMVHSFLQNYVSLNRYGMKFVFMRTEQPTAPSWDSESPIWQPPEVNHVPYDAEVLWTYIWNWMYGKSDLYKTDRPNAAMDIDAAVAALKTDNTTARMEAANTLGFMRESAANAVPALVDVLEDDYEPLRRNAIYALGAIGEPAVGPLIDALAAEKEAFDMEPILHICDAAHGLAAIGASAVPALITALEDERENVRASAVYVLGEIGLVAAEAVDGLIALLTDESEEVRRHATSALGMIKEPVSKTVPALVRVLEDREDTDLAFFAAQALTRIGPDATEAVPALQEALVSESAYVRGFSSEALSRIGTAEALQALVPFLRTARWFNYVKKNVPAFSIALKDTTPAPSDADSLTKLIQEWAAEKDVPLSETEEIIQDSDTQFQVTFSGGRRVTARIEGDTLNLYHKRRVEAGFKTYR, from the coding sequence ATGACAACAGTGAAACAGAATCTTTTAAACGATGAACAGATTCGCCATTTTATTGTAAACGGATATGTTAACGTCACTGCTGACCTACCGACACACGTCCACGAAACTATCTACGACAAAACGGATGAACTCTTCGCCGGTGCAACGGATTTCCGAGGCGATGGGCAACACAATCCGCTGAATAATATTCTGCCGTTGGTGCCAGAACTTCAGTTTGTTTTGGAGTCGCCAGAGGTGCGCGGCGCACTTAACAGTATTTTGGGAAACGGATATGTCATGCATCCCCATCGGCACTGCCACCCTAACTTTTTAGGAAGCACACCGAGCGGAAAAGAGAACGGCGAAGAGCGGTTGATGATGCCGCTTCACAAAGATGGACACGCCGGTGGCAAACGACCGCGCCACCGAACCCCACGTTGGGCAATTCTTTTCTATTATCCCCAACCCTGTCTCGCTGAGCAGGGACCGACCTGTATCATTCCGGGAACACAATACATCCGAGAATTTATGCTGGCTGGTGAACGCCAACGTCACGAGGTCCATGCAGAAGGTGGAAACGGGACGCGACTGCTCTCGGAGGATTTTCTGAATCGCAATCTTGTTCCGATGTCCGGTGAACTCGGCACGGTGTGGATTATGCACTTTGATATGGTGCATTCATTCCTTCAAAACTATGTCTCTCTGAATCGCTACGGCATGAAGTTTGTTTTTATGCGCACCGAGCAACCGACGGCACCTTCGTGGGACAGCGAGTCTCCTATCTGGCAACCTCCTGAAGTCAACCATGTTCCTTACGATGCCGAGGTCCTCTGGACCTATATATGGAATTGGATGTACGGAAAATCGGATCTATATAAAACAGACCGTCCGAATGCCGCGATGGATATAGACGCAGCAGTTGCAGCACTGAAAACAGACAACACAACTGCCCGTATGGAAGCGGCTAACACTTTAGGCTTCATGAGAGAAAGTGCTGCTAATGCTGTTCCAGCACTCGTTGATGTGCTGGAGGATGATTATGAACCACTGCGACGGAACGCTATCTATGCGCTTGGTGCAATCGGGGAACCGGCTGTTGGGCCGCTCATCGACGCGCTCGCTGCGGAGAAAGAGGCGTTTGATATGGAGCCGATTCTCCATATCTGTGATGCTGCACACGGACTTGCTGCGATTGGTGCATCGGCTGTACCTGCGCTCATAACCGCGTTGGAAGACGAACGCGAAAACGTCCGTGCTTCTGCTGTGTACGTCTTAGGTGAGATAGGTCTGGTCGCAGCAGAGGCAGTTGATGGACTTATTGCGTTGCTAACGGATGAATCGGAAGAGGTTCGTCGGCATGCAACTTCAGCGTTAGGTATGATTAAGGAACCGGTATCGAAAACCGTTCCAGCATTAGTGCGGGTTTTGGAAGATCGTGAAGACACAGATTTAGCGTTTTTTGCGGCGCAGGCTTTAACACGTATTGGACCAGATGCAACAGAGGCTGTTCCAGCATTGCAGGAAGCACTGGTGAGCGAGTCTGCGTATGTACGTGGATTCTCTTCAGAGGCGTTGAGCCGAATTGGTACTGCTGAAGCGTTGCAGGCACTCGTGCCGTTCCTGCGAACCGCGCGGTGGTTCAATTACGTTAAGAAGAATGTGCCAGCTTTCAGTATCGCGTTGAAGGATACAACGCCCGCACCGAGTGACGCAGATTCTCTCACAAAACTGATTCAGGAGTGGGCAGCGGAAAAAGATGTGCCTTTATCAGAGACCGAAGAAATCATCCAAGATTCCGATACGCAATTCCAGGTAACCTTCAGTGGTGGTAGGCGGGTAACTGCACGCATTGAGGGCGACACCCTAAACCTTTATCACAAACGACGTGTGGAGGCTGGGTTTAAGACATATCGTTAG
- a CDS encoding NAD(P)-dependent oxidoreductase: MNILITSAGSELARNVGAALAEAHTLRLTELHPVEDVEGTFVQSELGHGEETNELVRGMDTIIHIAEVPPDLLAEADQPDNYAIDYQTRCTYNLLMAASEEGVKHVIYASTLRLFEQHGEDWTVTESWRPRPSVDSFVLSKHLGEFTCREFGREGKINVTCLRLGNLITVDTAATAEFDSMWLEMNDAVAAFQGALESPSPWRIFHVQSEFSGSRFSIGKAKGHLKFEPQFVP; encoded by the coding sequence ATGAATATCTTGATTACCTCCGCTGGTTCTGAACTGGCGCGTAACGTGGGGGCAGCGTTAGCGGAAGCACACACGCTCCGCTTAACAGAATTGCATCCCGTTGAAGATGTTGAAGGAACGTTTGTACAAAGCGAACTTGGGCACGGGGAGGAGACCAACGAGCTCGTGCGCGGCATGGATACGATTATCCACATCGCCGAGGTTCCACCCGATCTCCTTGCTGAAGCTGACCAACCCGACAATTACGCTATTGATTATCAGACGCGCTGCACTTATAACCTACTGATGGCGGCATCCGAGGAAGGTGTAAAACATGTCATTTACGCAAGCACACTCCGCCTCTTTGAGCAGCACGGTGAAGATTGGACAGTTACGGAGAGTTGGCGACCCCGTCCGTCTGTGGATAGTTTCGTGCTTTCAAAGCATCTTGGTGAATTTACATGCAGAGAATTCGGTCGCGAAGGCAAAATCAACGTGACGTGCCTCCGTCTCGGTAATCTCATCACTGTTGATACTGCTGCCACCGCTGAGTTTGATTCGATGTGGCTTGAGATGAACGATGCGGTGGCTGCCTTTCAAGGTGCACTTGAATCGCCATCACCGTGGCGAATTTTCCATGTCCAGTCAGAATTTTCCGGTTCCCGTTTCTCGATTGGAAAAGCCAAAGGGCATCTGAAGTTTGAGCCGCAATTCGTGCCGTAG
- a CDS encoding AAA-like domain-containing protein: MRRFGTRGPVNPEKNYVVSRAEEMTDLINRIKDGRYIVLFAPRQTGKTTFFKRALDALATEDSKYFPIQLDFQVQRNVSPAVFYERLYEMMRAQIERVLRLRGKSTTGALTRFLENTQVTDSFSMLRFFKQFDNLLDSEYGRQHVVFFIDEFDGIPETVVTDFLYALRHIYISDELQCPYSVGIVGVKSITQLNYDRSISPFNIQDDFNLPNFTFEQVCELLSQYTEETGQPFTPEVIEMLHKQTGGQPFLVNRFAQILTEELEIPKPDAITMGHFAAAHVQLLDEENTNISHLLTNIRRDPRFESLLMKVTSYDRGVRFTLDNEIIAELVTYGVIAKDAHRRCKIVSPIYQHRIMQAFKPLLNGLEHEYFPEDTEVDFANYITPDGTIDLEPLLNNFQAFIIRVGFRILQVPETPQEFVGQYLLYAYLDEFVQSIGGVMYLEVQTGRGRIDLLLIHRERKYIVETKIWEGEQRYQAGKKQLIAYVKLEQAVEGYYVVFDHRENTTPRVEIEKLDGVTIRSYVIPVVQERPSSATRTL; encoded by the coding sequence ATGAGACGCTTTGGAACCCGCGGTCCCGTAAATCCCGAGAAGAACTACGTCGTTTCGCGCGCCGAGGAGATGACCGATCTCATCAATCGTATTAAAGACGGCAGATATATCGTTCTTTTCGCACCGCGCCAGACTGGCAAAACCACCTTCTTCAAACGCGCACTTGATGCACTCGCAACCGAAGATTCAAAGTACTTCCCAATCCAACTCGACTTTCAAGTACAGCGTAACGTCTCACCTGCTGTTTTTTACGAGCGACTTTATGAAATGATGCGTGCGCAAATAGAAAGAGTTTTGAGACTGCGTGGCAAGAGCACTACTGGAGCACTTACGCGATTTTTGGAGAACACACAAGTCACCGATTCTTTCTCAATGCTGAGGTTTTTTAAACAGTTTGACAATTTGTTAGACTCCGAATATGGTCGACAGCATGTTGTGTTTTTCATTGACGAGTTTGATGGCATTCCTGAAACGGTCGTAACTGATTTTCTCTACGCGCTCCGTCATATCTATATCTCTGACGAACTTCAATGCCCGTATAGCGTCGGTATCGTCGGTGTCAAGAGCATCACGCAACTGAACTATGACAGGTCTATCTCCCCTTTTAATATCCAAGATGATTTCAACTTGCCTAACTTTACGTTTGAACAGGTGTGCGAACTGCTGTCGCAGTATACCGAAGAAACCGGACAACCCTTCACCCCAGAAGTCATCGAAATGCTTCATAAACAGACGGGGGGGCAACCCTTCCTCGTCAACAGATTCGCGCAGATTCTCACTGAGGAACTCGAAATACCCAAACCCGATGCCATTACTATGGGGCATTTCGCAGCAGCACACGTGCAACTCCTCGACGAAGAAAACACCAACATTTCGCATCTGCTTACCAATATTCGGAGAGATCCTCGTTTTGAAAGCCTCCTCATGAAAGTTACCTCCTATGATAGAGGTGTACGCTTCACCTTGGACAACGAAATCATCGCAGAGCTCGTCACTTATGGAGTCATCGCAAAAGACGCACACAGAAGATGTAAGATCGTCAGCCCGATTTATCAGCACCGCATCATGCAGGCGTTCAAACCGCTTCTCAACGGATTGGAGCATGAATACTTCCCTGAAGACACCGAAGTCGACTTTGCTAATTACATCACGCCTGATGGAACAATTGATCTGGAACCGCTTCTCAACAACTTCCAGGCGTTTATCATCCGTGTCGGTTTCCGCATCCTGCAAGTTCCAGAGACCCCACAAGAATTCGTCGGACAGTATCTCCTTTACGCTTATCTTGACGAGTTCGTCCAAAGTATCGGTGGCGTGATGTATCTTGAGGTCCAAACCGGACGCGGCAGGATCGACCTCCTTCTTATTCATAGAGAACGAAAATACATTGTTGAAACAAAGATTTGGGAAGGTGAGCAACGCTACCAAGCAGGCAAGAAGCAGCTTATCGCGTATGTCAAGTTGGAACAAGCTGTAGAAGGCTACTATGTCGTCTTTGACCATCGTGAGAACACAACTCCGCGCGTAGAAATAGAAAAACTTGACGGTGTGACAATCCGGAGTTACGTGATTCCCGTAGTGCAAGAACGTCCTTCATCCGCCACCCGGACCCTATAA
- a CDS encoding D-2-hydroxyacid dehydrogenase — translation MPKLIMMPPQNAESHEWAERLHSELPTYTVVLPKTDEEVVEHLPDADAVYGWVSPEQLPLAKNLKWLQNPAAGPFPGYYYLALIEHPVVVCNPRGIYNDHIAQHIMMFVLALSRGLPYYMDAQREGVWDKDARKDGYIDLAQATALVVGVGGIGHETARLCNEFGMKVIGVDPRWEYEVDFVEKHEPDELDTLLPLADFVITTTPHTPETEGMWHKDRFALMKNTAYFINIGRGKTTKLADLIAALEQDIIAGCGLDVFEIEPLPAESLLWQLPNVLITPHIAVKDAENIETRRFELLLENARRFAEGEPLLNVVNKAAWY, via the coding sequence GTGCCAAAACTCATAATGATGCCGCCACAGAACGCGGAGTCTCACGAATGGGCTGAACGCCTTCACAGCGAATTGCCTACATATACCGTCGTCTTGCCAAAAACAGATGAAGAAGTGGTTGAACATTTACCTGATGCAGATGCAGTCTACGGTTGGGTGTCGCCAGAACAACTGCCGTTGGCGAAAAACTTAAAATGGTTACAAAATCCTGCCGCAGGTCCCTTCCCCGGCTACTATTATCTAGCATTGATTGAGCATCCGGTTGTTGTCTGTAACCCACGTGGTATCTACAATGACCATATCGCACAGCATATTATGATGTTCGTGCTTGCGCTTTCACGTGGATTACCCTATTATATGGACGCTCAACGTGAAGGGGTCTGGGATAAAGATGCACGCAAAGATGGATACATTGACCTCGCTCAGGCAACGGCTTTGGTTGTCGGTGTTGGCGGTATTGGACATGAAACCGCACGACTCTGTAATGAATTCGGGATGAAAGTGATTGGCGTTGATCCGCGGTGGGAGTATGAGGTGGATTTTGTGGAAAAACACGAACCCGATGAATTGGACACGCTCCTTCCACTCGCTGACTTTGTAATAACCACAACACCACACACACCTGAAACAGAGGGAATGTGGCACAAAGACCGTTTTGCTCTGATGAAAAACACCGCTTACTTCATCAATATCGGACGTGGGAAGACGACAAAACTTGCCGATCTTATTGCAGCACTTGAGCAAGACATTATTGCCGGATGCGGCTTGGATGTATTTGAAATTGAACCCTTGCCTGCCGAGAGTCTACTCTGGCAGTTGCCCAATGTGTTAATAACGCCACATATTGCTGTCAAAGATGCGGAGAACATTGAGACCCGACGGTTTGAACTCTTATTGGAAAACGCGCGTCGGTTCGCGGAAGGTGAACCGTTGCTGAATGTTGTCAATAAGGCAGCATGGTACTAA
- a CDS encoding DUF790 family protein: protein MLTKDLLRYKIQKGQIHPEFVKPTDHQLLAIAEQLIAVFEASPDTQRSTLLESSKHIIDSTPGTPIIKRGLEKLLLDRTEFDTEPNEELIAFRQKLFTETSRLLSQEQFEDYTDYQGKVSQIMADESSTAEVELSAKLYADLPSCQPVLTFNTLSAERLLHRYNAAQVQGLLLHCDTLTLKLADSMTAELRQLFKYLRFNQLLSTIRKERTDDKEIYQITVDGPLNLFYKTKRYGMNLANFFMAVLHQPKWELTAEIQFRNNRRSQLSLDESCGIKPISQQFLAYIPEDIQLFQAMLQNKTDDWQIRPGSQFMPLPGDFYCFPDYHLVHKSGVETAIELFHPWHQGHLIARLNTLAEQRDVSLILGVSKELEKNPLIAEALEASTYFSQFGFTFRDVPTMRALLPILNSLVSTPAKKTTMVDRKNK, encoded by the coding sequence ATGCTTACCAAAGACCTGCTCCGGTATAAAATTCAGAAGGGGCAAATCCACCCCGAATTTGTAAAACCTACCGATCACCAACTGTTGGCAATCGCCGAACAATTAATCGCTGTCTTTGAAGCGTCCCCAGATACACAACGTTCAACACTCTTGGAGTCCAGCAAGCATATTATTGATAGCACACCCGGCACACCTATAATCAAACGCGGACTCGAAAAACTGTTGTTAGATCGGACAGAGTTCGACACCGAACCCAACGAAGAATTAATCGCGTTTCGGCAAAAACTCTTTACAGAAACAAGCCGTCTGCTTTCACAGGAGCAATTTGAGGATTACACAGACTATCAAGGTAAGGTATCACAGATAATGGCAGATGAATCGTCTACAGCAGAAGTGGAGCTGAGTGCTAAACTCTATGCCGACCTGCCGAGTTGCCAACCGGTTTTGACATTCAACACGCTTTCCGCTGAACGGTTACTTCATCGCTATAACGCGGCACAAGTCCAAGGATTACTCCTCCACTGCGACACCCTCACGCTAAAACTTGCCGATTCCATGACAGCCGAACTCCGTCAACTGTTCAAATATCTGCGATTCAACCAACTGCTCTCCACAATTCGGAAAGAGAGAACCGACGACAAAGAAATCTATCAGATTACGGTGGATGGACCGCTTAACCTCTTTTACAAAACAAAGCGATACGGTATGAATCTGGCGAACTTCTTCATGGCAGTGCTGCATCAACCCAAATGGGAACTCACTGCGGAGATCCAGTTCCGAAATAATCGACGTTCTCAGTTATCACTTGATGAATCGTGCGGCATTAAACCAATTTCACAACAATTCCTTGCTTACATCCCGGAAGACATCCAACTCTTTCAGGCGATGCTTCAAAATAAAACCGACGATTGGCAGATCCGTCCCGGAAGCCAATTCATGCCTTTACCGGGCGATTTCTACTGTTTCCCAGACTATCATCTCGTCCACAAAAGTGGTGTGGAGACTGCTATCGAACTGTTTCATCCATGGCACCAAGGGCATCTCATCGCGAGGCTCAACACACTCGCTGAACAAAGAGATGTGTCCCTGATCCTTGGTGTTTCAAAGGAACTGGAAAAAAATCCGCTCATTGCCGAGGCACTGGAAGCATCAACATATTTTTCCCAATTCGGCTTCACGTTCCGAGATGTTCCGACGATGCGTGCCTTACTCCCGATCTTGAATTCGCTTGTTAGCACCCCCGCGAAAAAGACGACTATGGTGGATCGAAAAAACAAATAG
- a CDS encoding serine hydrolase, with amino-acid sequence MNTTELNSNLTAAPHEVGLSAERLECISATAQQFIDEERLAGAGTVVARRGKVAHFKTHGMMDVAANKPMRKDTIFRIYSMTKPIAAVAVMMLCAEGKLQLDAPVSVYLPELGGLKVALDSDADTLTLVKADRDMTVRDLMRHTSGLPGAARYMAGQTAVDKRYREEGLHLLHECNLQEMVERLGRSSLLYQPGTKWHYSIAADVLGRLIEVVSGQPFDVFLAERIFQPLGMVDTGFYVPPEKIDRFARMYGPKPDGDLQTIDAPEGGTGHVSKNSFTEKPKFLSAGGGLVSTAADFARFCLMLSGKGTLAGKRLITAESVELMTRNHLSEHLIPLDKKPDKRYAGLGFGLGVSVRVQKTDWVPASQVGEYGWIGGASTEFWISPRDELVVITLAQHIPFSELSERVKPLVYDAILEETLDIHQKSL; translated from the coding sequence ATGAATACCACCGAATTAAATTCCAATCTAACCGCAGCCCCACACGAGGTAGGGCTCTCGGCTGAACGGCTTGAGTGCATTTCCGCCACCGCGCAGCAGTTTATTGATGAAGAACGACTCGCTGGCGCGGGCACGGTTGTGGCACGGCGGGGTAAGGTAGCGCACTTCAAAACACACGGCATGATGGATGTTGCAGCGAATAAGCCGATGCGAAAAGACACAATCTTCCGCATCTATTCAATGACGAAGCCGATCGCCGCAGTGGCAGTAATGATGCTTTGTGCAGAAGGAAAACTACAACTCGATGCACCGGTTTCCGTGTACCTCCCCGAATTAGGTGGGTTGAAAGTCGCCTTGGATTCAGATGCTGATACACTGACGTTGGTTAAAGCAGATCGGGACATGACCGTCAGAGATTTGATGCGTCACACCTCCGGATTGCCCGGTGCTGCCCGATACATGGCAGGGCAAACTGCCGTAGATAAACGCTACCGAGAGGAGGGTTTACATCTCCTACATGAATGCAACTTACAGGAAATGGTTGAGCGACTCGGCAGGAGTTCACTGTTATATCAACCCGGAACAAAATGGCATTACAGCATCGCTGCAGACGTTTTAGGACGACTGATTGAGGTGGTTTCTGGTCAGCCTTTCGATGTGTTCTTAGCCGAGCGGATCTTCCAACCGTTGGGTATGGTAGATACCGGATTTTACGTCCCGCCAGAGAAAATTGACAGATTTGCGCGGATGTATGGTCCAAAGCCGGACGGAGACTTGCAGACTATTGACGCACCGGAGGGCGGAACGGGTCACGTATCCAAAAATAGTTTTACAGAGAAACCAAAATTCTTATCCGCTGGTGGCGGTTTGGTCTCTACTGCTGCTGACTTTGCCCGGTTTTGTCTGATGCTTTCAGGTAAAGGCACACTCGCTGGAAAACGGTTAATAACAGCAGAGTCCGTGGAATTGATGACACGCAACCATCTATCAGAACATCTGATACCGCTCGACAAAAAACCGGATAAACGTTATGCTGGACTCGGTTTTGGACTGGGTGTCTCGGTGCGTGTGCAGAAGACAGATTGGGTGCCTGCCTCCCAAGTCGGCGAATACGGTTGGATCGGTGGAGCAAGCACAGAATTCTGGATTTCTCCGCGAGATGAATTGGTAGTAATCACACTTGCGCAGCACATTCCATTTTCCGAACTGAGTGAAAGGGTCAAGCCACTCGTTTACGACGCAATTTTAGAAGAAACGCTTGATATACACCAGAAATCTCTTTAA
- a CDS encoding DEAD/DEAH box helicase family protein: METPLKINFDKGTLILQDVPEDVQPHLPDIRWDERTLTFRAPAYRYRHIVSQLRAHDIPYQDTARQFTVESFTHQKLLTPYPYQTEAIDAWHANGKRGVVTLPTGAGKTFIAILLIADTQRPTLVHVPTIDLMHQWYTVLTEYFGQEIGRYGGGYHELRDLTVTTYQSAVMHAPYYGNRFGFAIFDECHHLPGEQYQYAAISSIAPFRLGLTATPERVDGKESRLYALVGECCYEAQVQELSGKTLSEYRVVTIAIEMEDTERVQYEEARRTYLNFLKQARINMGTPRGWHTFLWKTSQTDEGRDAFKAYLTQKQLSFASTTKQEWVWKLIQRHRGDRILIFTQDNDTAYQLGTRFFLPVLTHQTKPKERNAFLNGFRDGTYSILVTSKVLNEGVDVPEANVAIIVSGSGSVREHVQRLGRILRKREGKQAVLYELISKQTGEHFVNKRRRQHHAYRTK, encoded by the coding sequence ATGGAAACGCCGTTAAAAATCAACTTTGACAAAGGCACTCTCATTCTACAAGATGTTCCTGAGGATGTCCAGCCACACTTACCTGACATTCGCTGGGACGAGCGTACGCTCACCTTCCGTGCGCCTGCTTATCGCTATCGGCACATCGTCTCGCAGCTGCGTGCACACGACATTCCGTATCAAGACACAGCAAGACAGTTCACAGTTGAATCCTTTACGCACCAGAAATTACTTACGCCTTACCCCTACCAGACTGAGGCGATTGACGCATGGCATGCCAACGGTAAACGAGGTGTCGTAACTCTCCCCACAGGTGCTGGTAAAACCTTCATCGCAATCCTGCTTATCGCGGACACGCAGCGCCCCACACTCGTGCATGTGCCGACAATTGATCTTATGCACCAATGGTACACTGTGCTGACCGAATACTTTGGACAAGAGATAGGACGCTATGGTGGCGGTTATCATGAATTGCGAGATCTCACCGTGACTACGTACCAATCGGCTGTCATGCACGCCCCTTACTACGGCAATCGGTTCGGCTTCGCCATTTTCGACGAATGTCACCATCTACCGGGGGAACAGTATCAATACGCTGCGATCAGTAGTATCGCGCCTTTCCGTCTGGGGTTGACAGCCACGCCTGAACGGGTTGATGGGAAGGAGAGTCGGCTCTATGCGCTTGTCGGTGAATGCTGTTATGAGGCACAAGTGCAGGAACTCTCCGGAAAAACGCTCTCTGAGTATCGTGTCGTAACGATTGCGATTGAGATGGAAGACACCGAACGGGTCCAGTACGAGGAAGCGCGTCGTACTTACCTAAACTTCCTCAAGCAGGCGAGAATCAACATGGGCACCCCGCGCGGGTGGCATACATTTCTTTGGAAAACCTCACAAACGGATGAAGGACGTGATGCTTTCAAAGCGTATCTTACACAGAAGCAGCTCAGCTTTGCCTCGACGACAAAACAGGAATGGGTATGGAAACTGATTCAGAGACACCGCGGTGACCGGATTCTCATCTTCACGCAGGATAACGATACGGCGTATCAACTCGGCACACGTTTCTTTTTACCAGTGCTAACACATCAGACGAAACCCAAGGAACGGAACGCTTTTTTAAACGGCTTTCGCGACGGCACCTATTCTATCCTCGTCACCTCAAAAGTGCTAAACGAAGGCGTAGACGTGCCGGAGGCGAATGTCGCTATTATTGTCTCTGGAAGTGGAAGTGTCCGAGAGCACGTACAGCGATTGGGACGTATCCTCCGTAAACGAGAAGGCAAACAGGCGGTCCTTTACGAACTCATCTCCAAACAGACGGGCGAACATTTCGTCAACAAGCGACGTAGACAGCACCACGCTTATAGGACAAAATAG
- a CDS encoding NAD(P)-dependent oxidoreductase yields the protein MKVLILGGNGYLGPHVVKALEPYYTLRVTDINDIETKHESMHIDVGSLDQVMRAAEGMDAILNCSVLRHDRQLAFDVSTRGCYNTMRAAVEHGIRRVINTGPHFTIQGDDYTTYDYEINPDVPPHTSTGLYPLTKGLGQEICKVFTEHYDIYVLCYLFLSFREHEDQAEGTDLNPFSVSWRDAGEAFRLGLEIDLEALPSRCEIFNIFADLPHQQFSNVKTKRILGFAPQDNFEQMWHKKA from the coding sequence ATGAAAGTTCTCATTTTAGGGGGTAACGGCTACCTCGGACCGCATGTCGTCAAAGCATTGGAACCTTACTACACTTTGCGTGTCACAGACATCAACGACATTGAGACAAAGCATGAATCGATGCATATTGATGTCGGCTCATTGGATCAGGTCATGCGCGCCGCTGAGGGAATGGACGCGATTCTCAACTGCTCTGTGCTTCGGCACGATAGGCAGCTGGCTTTTGATGTTAGCACGCGTGGGTGTTATAATACGATGCGTGCCGCTGTCGAACACGGTATCCGCCGTGTTATCAATACCGGACCGCATTTCACCATCCAAGGGGATGACTATACCACCTACGATTACGAAATTAATCCTGATGTTCCACCGCACACAAGCACCGGACTCTATCCGTTGACGAAGGGACTCGGACAGGAAATCTGTAAGGTTTTCACCGAGCATTACGACATCTATGTGCTTTGCTACCTGTTCCTCAGTTTCCGAGAGCACGAAGACCAAGCGGAAGGCACAGATCTCAATCCCTTCTCTGTCAGTTGGCGGGACGCGGGTGAAGCGTTCCGACTCGGCTTGGAAATTGATCTGGAAGCACTTCCGTCCCGCTGTGAGATTTTCAATATCTTTGCGGATCTGCCGCATCAGCAGTTCTCGAATGTCAAAACGAAACGCATCTTAGGTTTTGCCCCGCAGGATAACTTTGAGCAGATGTGGCATAAGAAGGCTTGA